CCGATCGACGCTGAACCAGTTAGAAATCTGAGAATCCGAAATATCCACTGAGATGAGCTTTTGACCGAAAAGAATCTCGAGCTGATCATCGCTTTTGATAAGCTCTTTATTCCATGGCTCCGGAGGGTCAGGTCTGACTGTACCGGCGGAAATGGACCAATGGCAAAGCTCATTTTCCGAGCGCGCcaatgaagatgctggaTGTTCAATGGAACGAAACTTCTATTTAATCCCTCGAATACCGGTCTTGAAATGGCATCGGGTTAATTAGACAAAAGGCCATCGTCTGCATGATCAGTTCGTCTAATCTAGGATTTTCTCCAGGCTTGCATTGATCGTAATCATGGGAATGGTCCTACCTCAAAGTTTCTTAGGAGTCTTGGATCAATACTTCGCGGACATTATCGATTGTGTTTGCTGAGATTTTTGTGCCATTCTCTAATTATACTTGCCTGGCATCAAGAAAATCTTATACCAAGAAGTCAAGTTGGATCATTAGAGAAGTCCCTGGAAGTATATCGCATTTTAAATCCAGAACAATAACGACTGCCTGCCAGAGTCTCGATATCCTATCGAGAACTATTCAGTTCTCAATAATCTGTCCAGTGGGGAGAATTATGGCACGATCGAGGGCATATGGTAATCCACGGTGACGCCCTCGAATCATCATCAGACAGATGACTGCTTTTCCAAACGTTCCAAACATGCCGCATAGTGAGGTGCTCACTGTTGGGTACCCAAGACTCAGCCCAACATTTCCGCTGGCCAGAGGGTTAGCTCCTGTCTCCCATGCCGATCCTGCCAAAGCAACACTTACTATGCAGAGGTAACTTCGAACAGGACCGAAAATACCGAGAAAGCCTAAGACCAATGTCAATGTCAAATCATATCATCGCCATGACACTTGGAAGCGCACTTACAGGCTCGTTGACATCTGCGATCCTCGTCGACTCAGAAATACATATACAGAAAGTTCCCAAGAAAATATACCAAAGGTCGAAGCCAAGCTGGTTCTTCATATGAGTCAAGAGATAAGTCTTGCTATGCTTCTCATCTAGAGACTTCTCTTCGTCCCAAAGACCGAGGGACTTCTCCTCATAAGCATTTGACGAGCGAATACTGATCGCGATGGGGAAAACGGCGATATACATCATGATCAGTAAGCTGAGCTGCACAGCGGGGCTGACGTTCGCAAGATTGAAGCTAGCGGTACCAGTATGGCGCGCTGATGCAGCCTGGAAGATAGCGGCTGGGATGCGCTGAGAAAGTGGAAGAGAGGCAACTTCGGGATTAGAGAGGTCGAGAACTATTATGAGAAGGAtgtcgatgaagttgagaGCGAAGATGATACCGAAGAGGATCCACGTCGGACCGCTAGGGAAGAGCAACGTGTAGCATCGACGAGGATAGTTGAGCAGGAATGCGAGGGACTCTTGTGTAGGTGAGGTCTTTGGTACTAACTTTGACATGACCCATATGCCCAAACGCAGAAAGACAGGATAGAGCGTGTTTCCAGCAAATGCGAGGAAGCTCATGAGGATCATGGGCCACTTGGCAGTGCGGAATGAGATCATAGAGTCCGGTGTGAGAGTAAAGCCTAGGTTATCGACCATTGTCTGAGCGGAGTAGATGCCCCTGTTTGAAGGGTCAATCTGGTCAGCTAATTTGTAACGCACAGGTCTCTGGGTACTTACCACCAGGTCTTATCCTGTCCGCTTGACTGTAGGATATCCGCGTATTGCTTATCAGCAGTATGGATCCAGCCGACGAGACAAACCGCACCAAAGATATGAAGACCAAAGAAGTAAACTGGAGGTGTTTTTAGCTATCATGGACCCCTTGCCGGCTTGTAACGCAGGTACCTACCCACGACGATCTTCAGCAACAGCTTCAGACTCCTATACTCAATACCGCCGAGGATCTTTCGATCGTGTGAAGTAAGGTTCTTGAACTGCGAGTTCCGTCCAAGGGTAGCTTGGCGTGAGAGGAAAGGGACGTCGTTGATGGCAGGCTGTGGGTTGGAGTCTGATGAGATGACGCGCGGCTGAGGCGCTGTCTGTGACCCCAGAACCAGGAACGAGGCTGCTACGCCCGCAACTCGATCCATGGAGCGGGAAACTGTGATTCCTAGGCCATCATCATTGCTGAAGCGTCGCCGACGACGCATGGATGAGCTTCCGTTGTTCAGAATTTCGTTGGGTACAGGTTTGATTGCATCATCTATAACCGATCAGTATGAACAGATACTATACGGTAGAATCTCCCACCATCATCACTGTCGTCTGGATGACGCGCGGCTTCATGGCTTCTAGGAGCGATTGGATACCCTTGATTGATCTGTCAGTACTCATCCGAGGCGTGCAAGAGTAAACCTACCACGGTCGCGAGCTCGCGGACCAGGGATGTAGAGGGCAGCGTCTTCCTTGTGCTTTTCGGTGGATGTATCGAAGTTGATGGTCATGGTACGGGCCACTCGCCTGTCTTCATTTGCAATTGTAGCATCCTCTTCGATGTGGTCATCTGTCGCTTTAGCCTTACCATTTGGCTCATTAGTGACTTCGGCAGAGTTTTCAGTTGTATCAGCGGGGACTTTTGACTCATGACGAGCACTCTCAATGTCGACATCAGGTATACCTGGGCTGTTGTCGAGATTTTGAGGGGCTGCGGGTTGCTGTGATAAGCCATGGGGTAACGATTGAACGGATTTGCAAATTACTCACTAAGACGCTTCAGATGCCTCTTGAACCAGAAGAGGCGCACGACAACTACCACTATGTTTATGAAGCCCAGGTTGGTCAAGATAGGAATGAAGTAAATGTAGAGCTGCTGATATgtcttgagatccttgacGTCGATACTACCAAACATATCAGAAATCGTCATGGCGACAGTGCAGCAAAGGAGAGTAAGCAACGCACGTGTTCAAGCCAGACTCTGTGGACGCACTGGCACCAAAGAACCAAGCGTCGATGGCGGGCATGTTTCCGTAAGGGTACAGGATAGGCAGGGCTATCAAGCCCATCAAGATGATGTACGCATCTAGCGGCAAATCAAAGATTAGCTATCAGATGGTAGAGGCTGCACGCGGAAGTGGGTAGTATCACAGTGTAATGTGAGGAAGTTGACCGGGGGGCGTAGCATGTTGGGCAAGATGAGTGACCAGAGGCACAGTCGTTGTACGGAATAAGGTTACGGTTGAAAGGGTGAGAATGGAAAGAAAAGCGCTCTAGGCATTTTATACTGAGCAATTTATTTCCCTGCTCCTCGGCATGCCTGAAACAGTCAGACTACTAGACAAAGAAGTCAAGTGCTGTGGGGCAGCACAATATGCATTTATGATTATGCTTAAActgcaagaagaagccgttGGTAGACATTCCCGGGCTGTTGGGATACGATACACCTTTACAGCCAAGATCACCACTAACGCAAGCTTAGCCAGACGTAGAACAACGCATATTCATACTCATGAGCACTTTGTTCAGAATGAAGACATATGCCATAAACACACAAGTCAAAAGGAGGCCTCAAATTCAGATGACATCTCTGCGGGCGTCGAGATCAAAATGGAGGATCAAAAAGCTTGATTCTGTTAGCACCAACCGGAGCTCAAGACCGCCCTCCCCGTCTTGGCCTTATCTGGCGGGGCGTCGGACTCTCCTCCGTCGCACGGTAGCCAATCGCTGGCTGGATGTGGAAGGACAGGCCGATTTCTCAACAGCGATGGGATTGAGGTATTTACACTCTTTTCCAATCGAACGTGGCAAGTATTCTGGATACCGTTGATTTTGTTTCTTGAATTTTATGAGCGACTTCGTCATTTAGTGACTCATTGGAGCTTCCAAAACACCAGTATCTCTCATCTTGCTGCATACCCTATAGCTCAATATGAGTCCGAAAGCTTGCTTAGAAATCTCGCGGGGCCTAGTTTTCTCCGAGTGGATAAATAAAAGTACTTGGACTTTGGTGAATGGTGAATGGAGAGGCTTTGGAGAATTTGAGATTTTGTTGAACATGCTGGAAACACAACAGAAACTGAACGTACTAATTGGAGACTATTGCATCTATGTTTTGGAAAGGTTTAAGCTGTAGCAATCGGATGATTTTGTTATGACTGTATCGTGGTTATACAGTCTTGAAGAGATTGGGTTTGGACTCTTGGTCTACATGCTGCACTTCGCGAGCTCATCATAATGGGCCTTTCTCTTCATGTTGGAGTGAAAAACGCTCTTTTGCTATGTAATCCTTGATCCTGACTGAGGAAAGGGAGATTAAACAAAAGTAGCGAGGCGAATGCAATGCAAATTTAAATTCTAGGAAACAGCTATTCATACGTATGCTATAGACGTTATCCAATTCTCATTTCATGCTCAAACACAAATGGCCTCCCAAAAATGATCTTTTCTATAACAGTTCGTAAAGAAGTCCTCAAGTAGCTTCTGCCTTGCGACCGTAGACGTAGCGGACAGTCATGTAAGCATGGACCTTGCGGTTTTTGAGGAACTTGCGCATCTCCATGAGGAAGACTTGATACTCGTCCTCGGGCCACTGAAGGATGGTCttccagagaagaagggtgtaGCCTGAGATATGTTTAGTGACGGGACTTTGTGTTGATGGAAGGTTGGATGATGTACCTTCAAGATCGTTCTCGAGAGTCGCGCGGACGTAGTTACCGACCGAAGCGAGTTCAGGGTCACGCGGCCAACCGCCAATAGGGAACTAAACCGTCAGCCTTGCCTGGTAATCTTCAGAGTGTAATTCACCTTGTACTCAATGCTCTTGATGTCAGTGAACCCAGCAGCCTGAATGCCCTTCTCCTGCAAATCGCCCTCCTGCACGAAGAAGGGGTTTCCAAGCGCAGCACCACCCTCAGTGAAAAGCTTCGCCCAGAGCTTCAAGCAGTCGAGATCATCAGTTGTTCCATCATCACTGCGGATGTGGACGTCTGCTTCGGCGGATTGGATCCAGCCATCGGGGGCGCAGCAGCGGTACGCTTCCTTAAAGAGAGATGACCAGTCTTTGATGGCGCCGAAGAGATAGCGGATGTGAATGAAGTCGAAGGTGTTGTTGTCCCATGTCCAGCGGAGGGTGGCGTCGTCGATCTCGAACTTGACATTGGGAGGAACCCAGCTGGAAATGGTGAGTGAGTTGACTGGGGAGGGAAAGGGGAGGCGTACCTAGGTTGAATGGGTGAGAGGTCAGAGCCGATGACTTCAGCCTCGGGATATTCGTCTGCAAAGTCACTAAAGGGTGAGTCGTCATCGTGACCGAGGGTTCAGATGTCTTACATTGCCCAGATACCTGTACCTGATTAGCCAAGTAAACGTACGATATGCATGCAAATCTCACCTGTTCCGGTTCCTACATCGAGTACTTTCTAATCGGTGTGAGCATGTCCCAAATCAATAATGTATGCACTCACCTGCACGTTGTCCTTGATAGGGGCAAGGAAGAGCTTTCCACTGAGAAGCTGCGTCAAAGCGTGATGGCTATGGATTGTCAGCAAAATTCAGTCCTGAGAAGGTGCCACGTACTTGATGTCAATGGATGCAGACTGCTGCTCATCGTTGGGAGTAAAGTACTCGGTAGGATGTCTATCACTGTGAAACGTTCGACCCTGAATAGTGCGGTACTCAAGGATGCTAGAGGTGATGGAAGCAGTGGAGCTCGCCCTGCAGAATCGTCAGCAACGGTGAGGTAGTATCAGCAAGGGTCCCATACgcatcatcgccaacagcCGAGTCGGTCtcactctcatcaccatccttACAGCATTAGCAAAGGCCGAAATACGCATCTCCATACGAGAAAGTGCTTTAAACTCACCTGTGGATCAGCAGCGGGAACTAACTCAGGCTGCGGCGCTGGAGCTGACTCAATGGCCGGCGCTAAATCGGACCGAGCCGCAGCAGGAGCAGCGGCAGCAACAGGAGAAGAGGGCTGTTCAGACATTCTGCAGTACGTGACTAACAGTATCTGCAAGGGCTGAGTCGTGCTTTTGCTTGTGTCTTTCTACGTGCGAGGGTGGAATTTGATGTCGACCAACAGCGGAAAAGGGGATTGAGGGGAACTTTTGGGAAGCGAGGCGCGTTTGGTGATATGATAAAGAAACTGGTTTTGGTGGGGCTGGCATGCGGCTTAGAACGAATGCGGTTTGGGCTTGTCTGCTTCTGGGGAGCCAATTGTCGACGGGTATTGTTTGTGTTGCAGTCAGCGGAGAAAGGAGGTTAGCTCGCTAGGACCTCCTTGACTTTTTGGAGCAAAATGAAGGTCGAGAACTCAATCGTTCGCACCGTAGTCAACAGTGGCGGGACGGAATGACATTCCATCAATATATGGCAGTAAAGTTTTGGGAGGAATGGTCTCTACTAGATCTTATCGCTTATCCTTTAAGCCAGCCAATCAGCAGTAGGCCACTCCATCCATGATCAGACCAGACCAGTACCATGCCCCAAGTCCAACATATCAATATCCGTCATCGTGCATTCAAAACAGTCATTCACCCTCATGTAATAAGGTCACTGATTAAGTCATTACAAAGTCTTGTCATTACATTTGAATCGGGAGACTTTTTGTGGCTCTGTATGTATTGTCTACGAGCTTGACTTGGTCGGGATGTTTCCTTTTGAATGAGGTTCCTTGTCCCATTAGGAATTCGTAGGCTCTTCTTGTCAATCAAACCGCCCCGGCTTGTACGATTTGCTCGTATAGAGCCTCTCCGAGAGTGTCTTTGAGTGGCTGGAGCCATTGGCCCTCCCCACTCTCCTCCACAACCTGCTGCAATTTGATGATCTCCAAAATCATCATAATCATTATTCCGGCATTATTCTGAACCGCAAGGAAAGTTTCTAGCTGCGGGAGCACCTCTGTGTAGAGCTTGTCGATCCCCATGAATCTCTCGATCACTTCGCCGTTCTCATTGGTTGCTCCTCCAAGGAGGATCTCGTCCGCCTTGACAAGCTCGGTGCGAAAGGTCTCGATCACTGAGTAAATTGATTTGTTAGTAATGTCTTCTTTCCCGTTGTCTTTCCACCAATACTCACCTGGGAAATCACTAGCATCATTCACCCCAACGACCCGGGCCATG
Above is a window of Fusarium oxysporum Fo47 chromosome XII, complete sequence DNA encoding:
- a CDS encoding cation transport protein-domain-containing protein; this translates as MLRPPVNFLTLHYAYIILMGLIALPILYPYGNMPAIDAWFFGASASTESGLNTIDVKDLKTYQQLYIYFIPILTNLGFINIVVVVVRLFWFKRHLKRLTPQNLDNSPGIPDVDIESARHESKVPADTTENSAEVTNEPNGKAKATDDHIEEDATIANEDRRVARTMTINFDTSTEKHKEDAALYIPGPRARDRGYPIAPRSHEAARHPDDSDDDDAIKPVPNEILNNGSSSMRRRRRFSNDDGLGITVSRSMDRVAGVAASFLVLGSQTAPQPRVISSDSNPQPAINDVPFLSRQATLGRNSQFKNLTSHDRKILGGIEYRSLKLLLKIVVVYFFGLHIFGAVCLVGWIHTADKQYADILQSSGQDKTWWGIYSAQTMVDNLGFTLTPDSMISFRTAKWPMILMSFLAFAGNTLYPVFLRLGIWVMSKLVPKTSPTQESLAFLLNYPRRCYTLLFPSGPTWILFGIIFALNFIDILLIIVLDLSNPEVASLPLSQRIPAAIFQAASARHTGTASFNLANVSPAVQLSLLIMMYIAVFPIAISIRSSNAYEEKSLGLWDEEKSLDEKHSKTYLLTHMKNQLGFDLWYIFLGTFCICISESTRIADVNEPAFSVFSVLFEVTSAYGNVGLSLGYPTVSTSLCGMFGTFGKAVICLMMIRGRHRGLPYALDRAIILPTGQIIEN
- a CDS encoding S-adenosyl-L-methionine-dependent methyltransferase, which translates into the protein MSEQPSSPVAAAAPAAARSDLAPAIESAPAPQPELVPAADPQDGDESETDSAVGDDAASSTASITSSILEYRTIQGRTFHSDRHPTEYFTPNDEQQSASIDINHHALTQLLSGKLFLAPIKDNVQKVLDVGTGTGIWAIDFADEYPEAEVIGSDLSPIQPSWVPPNVKFEIDDATLRWTWDNNTFDFIHIRYLFGAIKDWSSLFKEAYRCCAPDGWIQSAEADVHIRSDDGTTDDLDCLKLWAKLFTEGGAALGNPFFVQEGDLQEKGIQAAGFTDIKSIEYKFPIGGWPRDPELASVGNYVRATLENDLEGYTLLLWKTILQWPEDEYQVFLMEMRKFLKNRKVHAYMTVRYVYGRKAEAT